One window from the genome of Salvia splendens isolate huo1 chromosome 9, SspV2, whole genome shotgun sequence encodes:
- the LOC121748174 gene encoding uncharacterized protein LOC121748174, which produces MALFNAWISTSYDLIVGNQQIRECFWDKVTDVYNEQKPKGTFRRNMKMLHSHFERADKDIKIFCGIYKHEAENYQSGASGADILRAALLVFKSDTGKDFKHPDVWQSVKELDRGLLRYTTSAAREKGGEDG; this is translated from the exons ATGGCTCTCTTCAACGCTTGGATCAGCACGTCGTACGAtctcatcgtcgggaatcaacaaatcCGCGAGTGTTTTTGGGATAAGGTCACCGACGTATACAACGAGCAAAAGCCGAAGGGGACCTTCCGCCGCAACATGAAAATGCTTCACAGTCATTTTGAGCGAGCCGACAAAGATATCAAAATATTTTGTGGGATTTACAAGCATGAAGCGGagaattaccaaagcggagcaaGTGGAGCCGACATTTTGAGAGCGGCTTTGCTAGTCTTTAAATCCGACACCGGCAAAGATTTCAAACATCCCGATGTTTGGCAGTCGGTCAAAGAGCTTGAtag ggggctcctccgGTACAcgacgtcggccgcaagggaaaAAGGCGGCGAAGACGGCTAG